The following are from one region of the Hydrogenophaga sp. BPS33 genome:
- a CDS encoding fumarylacetoacetate hydrolase family protein, translating into MKLATYKDGSRDGQLVVVSRDLSTAHYATGIAHKLQQALDDWNFISPQLHDLYVTLNQGKARHAFPFDPAQCMAPLPRAYQWADGSAYINHVELVRAARNSEVPASFYTDPLMYQGGSDDFIGPCDDVVVPSEDFGIDFEAEIAVVTGDVPMGATPDQALDGVRLLMLANDVSLRNLIPAELAKGFGFFQSKPATAFGPVAVTPNELGDAWQGGRVHLTVQSTWNGRKVGMCEAGPDMTFHFGQLVAHIAKTRNVRAGSIVGSGTVSNKGVEVDGRKDWPKGYSCIAEKRAIETILDGKPSTEFMKFGDTIRIEVKGKDGQSVFGAIDQKISSPD; encoded by the coding sequence ATGAAACTCGCCACGTACAAGGATGGCTCGCGCGATGGACAACTGGTGGTGGTCTCACGGGACCTGAGCACGGCCCATTATGCGACCGGCATTGCGCACAAGCTGCAGCAGGCGCTGGACGACTGGAACTTCATCAGCCCGCAATTGCACGACCTGTACGTCACGCTCAACCAGGGCAAGGCGCGGCATGCGTTTCCCTTCGACCCGGCGCAGTGCATGGCGCCGCTGCCGCGTGCCTACCAATGGGCCGACGGCTCGGCCTACATCAACCACGTCGAACTCGTGCGCGCGGCGCGCAACAGCGAGGTGCCAGCGTCGTTCTACACCGACCCCTTGATGTATCAGGGCGGCAGCGACGATTTCATCGGCCCGTGTGACGACGTGGTCGTGCCCAGCGAAGACTTCGGCATCGATTTCGAGGCCGAGATCGCGGTGGTCACCGGTGACGTGCCCATGGGCGCCACGCCCGACCAGGCCCTGGACGGTGTGCGGCTTCTGATGCTGGCCAACGATGTGTCGCTGCGCAACCTGATCCCTGCCGAGCTGGCCAAAGGCTTTGGCTTCTTCCAGAGCAAGCCGGCCACGGCGTTCGGCCCGGTCGCGGTCACGCCAAACGAACTGGGCGATGCCTGGCAGGGCGGCCGTGTGCACCTCACGGTGCAGTCGACCTGGAACGGCCGCAAGGTCGGCATGTGCGAAGCCGGGCCCGACATGACCTTCCACTTCGGCCAGCTCGTGGCGCACATCGCCAAGACGCGCAACGTGCGCGCCGGTTCGATCGTGGGCAGTGGCACGGTGAGCAACAAGGGCGTGGAAGTCGACGGCCGCAAGGACTGGCCCAAGGGCTACAGCTGCATTGCCGAGAAGCGTGCAATCGAGACCATCCTCGACGGCAAGCCGTCCACCGAGTTCATGAAGTTCGGCGACACCATCCGTATCGAGGTCAAGGGCAAGGACGGGCAGAGTGTCTTCGGCGCGATCGACCAGAAGATCTCGTCCCCCGATTGA
- a CDS encoding IclR family transcriptional regulator, with protein sequence MPAAQRPVAIDVETREDAEPLRTGIQSVEVGFELLDALAQAPGALMLRDLAAAARMSAAKAHRYLVSFQRMGLVMQDPVSTRYDLGPAALRLGLASLSRIDAVKLARERIDALLNETGHTLAIAVWGNQGPTMVHWTEAPQTVPVTLRLGDVMPLLTSATGRCFAAFMGHEGRDAQRIAPMLRDELARLKKLPLNSDLPRLDVPLNMAQVQTLLEDTRRHGMARVVHSLLPGVAGFCAPVFDAQGRLALGLVVLGSVATLDTDHEGAPAAALLRCARQLSADLGHRPTPRRP encoded by the coding sequence ATGCCCGCTGCCCAACGCCCCGTTGCCATCGATGTCGAAACCCGCGAAGACGCCGAGCCCTTGCGCACCGGCATCCAGTCGGTCGAAGTCGGCTTTGAATTGCTCGACGCGCTGGCGCAGGCGCCCGGCGCATTGATGCTGCGCGACCTGGCCGCCGCCGCGCGCATGAGCGCGGCCAAGGCCCACCGCTACCTGGTGAGCTTCCAGCGCATGGGCCTGGTGATGCAGGACCCGGTGAGCACGCGCTACGACCTCGGCCCCGCCGCCTTGCGCCTGGGCTTGGCCAGCCTCTCGCGCATCGACGCGGTGAAGCTTGCGCGCGAGCGCATCGATGCCCTGCTGAACGAAACCGGCCACACGCTGGCGATCGCGGTCTGGGGCAACCAGGGTCCCACCATGGTGCACTGGACCGAAGCCCCGCAGACGGTGCCGGTCACCTTGCGCCTGGGCGACGTGATGCCGCTGCTGACCTCCGCCACGGGCCGTTGCTTCGCGGCCTTCATGGGCCACGAGGGCCGCGATGCGCAACGCATCGCGCCGATGCTGCGCGACGAGTTGGCACGCCTGAAAAAGCTGCCCCTCAACAGCGACCTGCCCCGCCTGGATGTGCCGTTGAACATGGCGCAAGTGCAAACCCTGCTGGAGGACACGCGCCGCCACGGCATGGCCCGCGTGGTGCACAGCCTGCTGCCTGGTGTCGCCGGCTTTTGCGCCCCTGTGTTCGATGCCCAGGGACGGCTCGCGCTCGGCCTGGTGGTGCTCGGCTCGGTGGCCACGCTGGACACCGACCACGAAGGTGCGCCCGCCGCCGCCTTGCTGCGTTGCGCCCGCCAGCTCAGCGCCGACCTGGGGCACCGCCCCACGCCAAGACGCCCGTGA
- a CDS encoding DUF3108 domain-containing protein produces the protein MTRLLLSPSPRWPVLAMLVSVVLGLHLVLLAGGIHLHVPGAEKAEPTRPEAASPHPANNDPDHAPPLLSVSNAAPVHVSTVRWIVPTPAPAATPVAARRSDKPKPVARAAPPVHWVPVEAPAPAETPDTVTVAEAATHEPAPTDTSESAAPPAPQAASAAADAVAVPPLAPEAPAVATDLPSPAETLETAPADSDTLVAAAPASQSTSAVKLPPAQPPGSMRLQYDVDGSIKGLHYKAEGLLDWSVADGRYNARLDMRVMLLGSRSQSSTGRIGPSGLMPERFADKSRSEKAAHFDAAQQRIRFSNNAPEAPLQPGAQDRLSLFMQLAGLLQARPETYASGQTLTMQVAGTGDAPVWRFDIGEESTIRVPAGEFRVRHVARQPRKEFDSTVEMWLAPSLGHMPVRLRITQPNGDVADQKLRQMP, from the coding sequence GTGACACGTCTTCTCCTCTCTCCCTCCCCGCGCTGGCCCGTGCTGGCCATGCTGGTCTCGGTGGTGCTGGGTCTGCACCTCGTCTTGTTGGCCGGTGGCATCCACCTCCATGTGCCAGGGGCCGAGAAGGCCGAGCCCACGCGCCCTGAGGCCGCCTCGCCACACCCGGCGAACAACGACCCGGACCACGCCCCTCCACTGCTGTCCGTGTCCAACGCAGCGCCCGTGCACGTGAGCACCGTGCGCTGGATCGTGCCGACGCCCGCCCCCGCCGCCACACCCGTTGCCGCGCGCCGGTCCGACAAGCCCAAACCTGTCGCGCGCGCCGCGCCACCGGTACATTGGGTTCCCGTGGAAGCGCCAGCCCCTGCGGAAACGCCGGACACCGTGACAGTGGCCGAAGCGGCAACCCACGAACCCGCGCCCACCGACACCAGCGAGAGCGCCGCGCCGCCCGCGCCGCAGGCCGCCTCGGCGGCGGCAGACGCGGTCGCTGTTCCCCCCTTGGCGCCCGAGGCGCCCGCCGTGGCCACCGACCTTCCTTCTCCCGCCGAAACGCTCGAAACGGCACCGGCCGACAGCGACACGCTGGTGGCCGCCGCCCCAGCAAGCCAAAGCACCTCCGCCGTGAAACTGCCGCCGGCCCAACCACCCGGCAGCATGCGGCTGCAATACGACGTGGACGGCAGCATCAAAGGCCTCCACTACAAGGCCGAGGGCCTGCTGGACTGGAGCGTGGCCGACGGCCGCTACAACGCGCGACTCGACATGCGCGTGATGCTGTTGGGCAGCCGCTCGCAGTCCAGCACCGGCCGCATCGGCCCCAGCGGCCTCATGCCCGAACGTTTTGCCGACAAGAGCCGCAGCGAGAAGGCGGCCCATTTCGACGCCGCGCAACAGCGCATCCGTTTCAGCAACAACGCACCCGAAGCGCCCTTGCAACCGGGCGCGCAAGACCGCTTGAGCCTGTTCATGCAATTGGCCGGCCTGCTGCAAGCCCGTCCCGAGACCTACGCGAGCGGTCAGACACTCACCATGCAAGTGGCGGGCACGGGCGACGCACCGGTGTGGCGGTTCGACATCGGCGAAGAATCCACGATCCGTGTCCCAGCTGGGGAATTCCGCGTGCGCCACGTCGCACGCCAGCCACGCAAGGAGTTCGACAGCACGGTGGAAATGTGGCTGGCGCCGAGCCTGGGCCACATGCCGGTGCGCTTGCGCATCACGCAACCCAACGGCGACGTGGCCGATCAGAAACTGCGGCAGATGCCGTAG
- a CDS encoding BTH_I0359 family protein: MHMLYDSDAFAVVHILANAPVEGESEQVEGPQIPRHGFEIVDKRSGKEVYLDGSWAEMFQQQITAWQQNMPSQEEVEDTLEGYATLAQMPVVMH; this comes from the coding sequence ATGCACATGCTTTACGACTCAGATGCCTTCGCTGTGGTCCATATCCTCGCCAATGCCCCGGTCGAGGGCGAGTCCGAACAGGTCGAAGGCCCGCAAATTCCCCGCCACGGCTTCGAGATCGTGGACAAACGCTCGGGCAAAGAGGTGTACCTCGATGGCTCCTGGGCCGAGATGTTCCAGCAGCAGATCACCGCCTGGCAGCAAAACATGCCGTCGCAGGAAGAGGTGGAAGACACGCTGGAGGGTTACGCCACACTGGCGCAAATGCCCGTCGTCATGCATTGA
- a CDS encoding ChaN family lipoprotein, giving the protein MIRRTAAVLALGMALLTACAHRPPQTVPDLLARVMPTSVLLLGEQHDAPDHQTLQRDVVQALARRGQLGALVMEMAEQGRSTQGLSSDADEARVREALNWTEQTGWAWPVYGPVVMAAVRSGAPVIGGNLPRAQMRSAMGNAALDGHVSASVLQAQRDAIRESHCQLLPESQIAPMARIQVARDQALAQTAAQAVIPGKTVLLVAGNGHVRRDLGVPLHLPSTVGHQVVMAQSRTDTGTGAQPADQVWQTPALPPHDHCAELQQQMKR; this is encoded by the coding sequence ATGATCCGTCGAACCGCTGCCGTACTCGCTTTGGGCATGGCCTTGCTGACGGCCTGCGCGCACCGCCCGCCCCAGACCGTGCCCGATCTGCTGGCGCGCGTCATGCCGACCTCGGTGCTCCTGCTCGGCGAGCAGCACGATGCGCCTGACCACCAGACGCTGCAACGCGACGTGGTGCAGGCCCTGGCCCGGCGCGGCCAGCTGGGCGCGCTGGTGATGGAGATGGCGGAACAAGGCCGCAGCACACAAGGTCTGTCCAGCGATGCCGATGAAGCGCGCGTGCGCGAAGCCTTGAACTGGACCGAACAGACCGGCTGGGCCTGGCCGGTGTACGGACCGGTCGTGATGGCCGCCGTGCGCAGCGGCGCGCCCGTCATCGGTGGCAACCTGCCGCGCGCGCAGATGCGCAGCGCCATGGGCAATGCCGCGCTCGATGGCCACGTCAGCGCCAGCGTCCTGCAAGCGCAGCGCGACGCGATCCGCGAGAGCCATTGCCAACTGCTGCCCGAGAGCCAGATCGCGCCCATGGCGCGCATCCAGGTCGCGCGCGACCAGGCGCTGGCGCAAACCGCGGCGCAGGCCGTCATTCCCGGCAAGACCGTGTTGCTCGTGGCCGGCAACGGCCACGTGCGGCGCGACCTGGGCGTGCCGCTGCACTTGCCCTCCACCGTAGGCCATCAGGTGGTGATGGCGCAATCCCGCACCGACACCGGGACCGGCGCACAGCCAGCCGATCAGGTCTGGCAGACACCCGCGCTGCCCCCGCACGACCACTGCGCGGAACTCCAGCAGCAGATGAAGCGCTGA
- a CDS encoding aspartate aminotransferase family protein, with protein sequence MAYQDLRMDHQWLPFTPNRSFQKDPRVFVAADGMHFTTHDGRQVIDGISSLWCVGAGHNRRPINEAIKQQLDTLDYSTAFSVSNDKAFRAAERIAAMAPGDLNKVLFCNSGSEAADTAMKVALAYHRARGEGHRNIFIGRERGYHGVGFGGMSVGGIPANRKVYGAALLPRVDHLRFIHDPVKHAFVHNTEPVWDEDLAAELENRILPLHDPSNVAAVIVEPVAGSAGWYVPPQGYLKRLREICDKHGILLIFDEVITGFGRLGTAFASDHYGVQPDMLTFAKAVTNGVFPLGGVVCTDRIYDGMMAAHSSAPDHAIEFFHGYTYSGHPVACAAALATLDLFREENLFARAGEMGKVLGDAMHSALKGLPHVIGIRSYGLAAAVELAPLAGQPGKRAFDVFLDCFHHGALVRNAGDNLVLAPPYIVEKAQIETLVGALADAIQRLG encoded by the coding sequence ATGGCCTACCAAGATCTACGCATGGACCACCAATGGCTGCCATTCACGCCGAACCGCAGCTTTCAGAAGGATCCGAGGGTTTTCGTGGCGGCCGATGGCATGCACTTCACCACGCACGATGGGCGCCAGGTGATCGATGGCATCTCCAGCCTGTGGTGCGTGGGCGCGGGCCACAACCGCAGACCGATCAATGAGGCGATCAAGCAGCAACTCGACACGCTGGACTACAGCACGGCGTTCAGCGTGAGCAACGACAAGGCGTTCCGCGCGGCCGAGAGGATCGCGGCGATGGCGCCGGGGGACCTCAACAAGGTGCTGTTCTGCAACTCCGGCAGCGAAGCCGCCGACACGGCGATGAAAGTGGCGCTGGCCTACCACCGCGCGCGCGGCGAAGGGCACCGCAACATCTTCATCGGCCGCGAACGGGGTTACCACGGCGTGGGTTTTGGCGGCATGAGCGTGGGCGGCATTCCGGCCAACCGCAAGGTGTACGGCGCGGCGCTGCTGCCGCGCGTGGACCACCTGCGCTTCATCCACGATCCGGTGAAGCACGCCTTCGTGCACAACACGGAACCCGTGTGGGACGAAGATTTGGCCGCGGAACTGGAAAATCGCATCCTGCCGCTGCACGACCCGAGCAACGTGGCCGCGGTGATCGTCGAACCCGTGGCGGGCAGCGCGGGCTGGTATGTGCCGCCCCAGGGCTATCTCAAGCGCCTGCGCGAGATCTGCGACAAGCATGGCATCCTGCTGATCTTTGACGAAGTCATCACCGGCTTTGGCCGCCTGGGCACGGCTTTCGCGTCCGACCACTATGGCGTGCAGCCCGACATGCTGACCTTCGCCAAGGCCGTCACCAACGGCGTGTTCCCGCTGGGTGGCGTGGTGTGCACCGACCGCATCTACGACGGCATGATGGCCGCGCACAGCAGCGCCCCGGACCATGCGATCGAGTTCTTCCACGGCTACACCTACTCGGGTCACCCGGTGGCTTGCGCCGCCGCGCTCGCCACGCTGGACCTGTTCCGCGAAGAAAACCTGTTTGCCCGCGCGGGCGAGATGGGCAAGGTGCTGGGCGATGCGATGCACAGCGCGCTCAAGGGCTTGCCCCATGTGATCGGTATCCGCAGCTATGGCCTGGCGGCGGCCGTGGAGTTGGCGCCGCTGGCGGGGCAGCCGGGCAAGCGCGCGTTCGATGTGTTCCTGGACTGCTTCCACCATGGCGCGTTGGTGCGCAACGCGGGCGACAACCTGGTGCTTGCGCCGCCCTACATCGTGGAGAAGGCCCAGATCGAGACCCTGGTGGGCGCGCTGGCCGACGCGATCCAGCGGCTGGGCTGA
- the purU gene encoding formyltetrahydrofolate deformylase — protein sequence MLHTYVLTLSCPDRPGIVHAVSGFLLEHGGNIEEAAQYNDHATGLFFMRVQFACSQLTQDNLRTHLRTFADPFGMQWSLHALAEPMRTVIFVSKEGHCLNDLLFRWKSGLLPLDIRAIISNHRDFYQLAASYNVPFHHIPVTAATKSQAEARQLEIIRGETAELVVLARYMQVLSNDLCRELSGKAINIHHSFLPSFKGAKPYYQAHDRGVKLIGATAHYVTADLDEGPIIEQDVARVDHTDAVEDLTARGRDTESQVLARAVKWHGEHRVLLNGHKTVVFK from the coding sequence ATGCTCCATACCTACGTCCTCACCCTGTCCTGCCCGGACCGCCCGGGCATCGTGCATGCCGTCTCCGGCTTCCTGCTCGAACACGGCGGCAACATCGAAGAAGCCGCGCAGTACAACGACCACGCCACCGGCCTGTTCTTCATGCGCGTGCAATTCGCCTGCAGCCAACTCACCCAGGACAATCTGCGCACCCACCTGCGGACCTTTGCCGACCCGTTCGGCATGCAATGGAGCCTGCACGCGCTGGCCGAACCCATGCGCACCGTGATCTTCGTGAGCAAGGAAGGCCATTGCCTCAACGACCTGCTGTTCCGCTGGAAAAGTGGCCTGCTGCCACTGGACATCCGCGCCATCATCAGCAACCACCGCGACTTCTACCAACTGGCAGCGAGCTACAACGTGCCCTTCCACCACATCCCGGTGACGGCCGCGACCAAATCGCAGGCCGAGGCCAGGCAACTGGAGATCATCCGTGGAGAAACCGCGGAACTGGTGGTGCTGGCGCGCTACATGCAAGTGCTGAGCAACGACCTGTGCCGCGAACTCTCGGGCAAGGCGATCAACATCCACCACAGCTTTCTGCCCAGCTTCAAAGGCGCCAAGCCTTACTACCAGGCGCACGACCGTGGCGTGAAGCTCATTGGCGCCACCGCCCACTACGTGACGGCCGATCTGGACGAAGGCCCGATCATCGAGCAGGACGTGGCACGCGTGGACCACACCGACGCCGTGGAAGACCTGACCGCGCGTGGACGGGACACCGAGAGCCAGGTGCTGGCCCGGGCGGTGAAGTGGCACGGCGAACACCGCGTGCTGCTCAACGGACACAAGACGGTCGTGTTCAAGTGA
- a CDS encoding LysR substrate-binding domain-containing protein → MTIRIPPIQCLLTFEALARLRSVTQTGDELNVTPSAVSHRVRQLEQILGVKLFGRADFSLTIEGSEYLAHVREGLGILQRFPGGTTAPGKRKLRLAVTPTFARSILMPRLRQFTEAYPEIDLTLQVSIPLLDVVAEDADLTVRFGTGRYADVEHTCLLKDEVTPLASPAYIRENGPFDAPEDLQRAALLRSPLEPWRTWFAAHELDWPEPQEGSSFNDIGLMCDAAAQGLGVALVRLKLGAPWIENGSLERLSERNIPSPHAHYLCWQAGAMERWECAAFAEWLKKSV, encoded by the coding sequence ATGACCATCCGCATTCCCCCGATCCAGTGCCTGTTGACCTTCGAGGCGCTGGCGCGGCTGCGCAGTGTCACGCAGACGGGGGACGAGCTCAACGTCACGCCCAGTGCGGTGAGCCATCGGGTCAGGCAACTCGAGCAGATCCTGGGTGTCAAGCTGTTCGGCCGTGCCGATTTTTCACTGACCATCGAAGGCAGCGAATACCTGGCGCACGTGCGCGAAGGCCTGGGCATCCTGCAACGCTTTCCGGGCGGCACCACCGCCCCTGGAAAACGCAAGCTCAGGCTGGCGGTCACGCCCACCTTCGCACGCTCGATCCTGATGCCGCGCCTGCGCCAGTTCACCGAGGCCTATCCCGAGATCGACCTCACCTTGCAGGTGTCGATCCCCTTGCTCGATGTGGTGGCCGAAGATGCCGATCTCACCGTGCGATTCGGGACGGGCCGCTACGCCGACGTCGAACACACCTGTCTGCTCAAGGACGAGGTGACACCGCTGGCATCCCCCGCCTACATCCGGGAGAACGGCCCGTTCGATGCACCGGAGGATCTGCAACGCGCGGCCCTGCTGCGCAGCCCGCTGGAGCCCTGGCGCACCTGGTTCGCGGCGCACGAACTCGACTGGCCAGAGCCCCAGGAAGGTTCGTCGTTCAACGACATCGGCCTGATGTGCGATGCCGCTGCTCAAGGCCTGGGCGTGGCTCTGGTACGCCTCAAGCTGGGCGCACCGTGGATCGAGAACGGCTCGCTCGAGCGCCTCTCGGAACGCAACATCCCATCACCCCACGCGCACTACCTGTGCTGGCAGGCGGGCGCGATGGAACGGTGGGAATGCGCGGCGTTCGCCGAGTGGCTCAAAAAGAGCGTTTAG
- a CDS encoding Hsp20/alpha crystallin family protein yields MNSLIARRGFFDDFFNDASPAFYVKPLHGDGLPTQIRVDVKETPDAYTLQAEVPGVSKDDIQVHVDGKLVTLRAEIKQQDSQSEGGKLLRSERYYGAVSRSFQLPVDVENSAAKAKYENGVLQLTLPKKTAASAQRLTIE; encoded by the coding sequence ATGAACAGCCTCATTGCACGCCGCGGTTTTTTCGATGACTTCTTCAACGATGCTTCGCCCGCGTTTTATGTGAAGCCTTTGCACGGCGACGGCCTGCCCACGCAGATCCGCGTCGACGTGAAGGAGACGCCAGACGCCTATACGCTGCAAGCCGAAGTGCCCGGTGTGTCCAAGGACGACATCCAGGTCCACGTCGATGGCAAGCTGGTGACGCTGCGCGCCGAAATCAAGCAGCAGGACAGCCAGAGCGAGGGTGGCAAGCTGCTGCGCAGCGAGCGCTACTACGGCGCGGTGTCGCGCAGCTTCCAACTGCCGGTCGACGTCGAGAACAGCGCCGCCAAGGCGAAATACGAGAACGGCGTGTTGCAGCTCACGCTGCCCAAGAAGACCGCCGCGTCCGCACAACGCCTGACGATCGAGTGA
- a CDS encoding FAD-linked oxidase C-terminal domain-containing protein — protein MNAPPKPNEHAPLQRASRQATVVHALQAVVPKHALLWHSEDTVPYECDGLTAYRERPLVVVLPETEEEVAAVLKTCHGLNVPVVARGAGTGLSGGAMPHAQGVTLSLAKFNRIVRVDARSRTAVVQAGVRNLAISEAAAPLGLYYAPDPSSQIACTIGGNVAENSGGVHCLKYGLTLHNVLAVRGFTIEGEPVTFGGDALDTPGLDLLPLVIGSEGMLAVATEVTVKLVPKPQLARCIMASFDDMRKAGDAVASVIAAGIIPAGLEMMDKPMTAAVEDFVHAGYDLDAEAILLCESDGTPEEVAEEIERMSAVLRNCGATAIAVSRDEAERLRFWSGRKNAFPASGRISPDYMCMDSTIPRKRLADILLAIAEMEKKYGLRCANVFHAGDGNLHPLILFDANDPDQLRRCEQFGADILETSVAMGGTVTGEHGVGVEKLNSMCVQFSTEENTQMFGLKRAFDTNGLLNPGKVIPTLQRCAEYGRMLVRAGRISHPELPRF, from the coding sequence ATGAACGCCCCCCCGAAACCCAACGAACACGCACCACTGCAGCGGGCCAGTCGGCAGGCCACCGTGGTGCACGCGCTGCAAGCCGTGGTGCCCAAGCACGCCCTGCTCTGGCACAGCGAAGACACCGTGCCCTACGAATGCGATGGCCTCACCGCCTACCGGGAGCGCCCGCTGGTGGTGGTGTTGCCCGAAACCGAAGAGGAGGTGGCCGCGGTGCTCAAGACCTGCCACGGCCTGAACGTGCCGGTGGTCGCGCGCGGCGCCGGCACCGGCCTGTCGGGCGGCGCCATGCCCCACGCACAGGGCGTCACGCTCTCGCTCGCGAAGTTCAACCGCATCGTGCGGGTGGACGCGCGCTCGCGCACAGCGGTGGTGCAAGCCGGCGTGCGCAACCTGGCGATCTCCGAAGCCGCAGCGCCGCTGGGCCTGTACTACGCGCCCGATCCGAGCAGCCAGATCGCCTGCACCATCGGCGGCAACGTGGCCGAGAACTCCGGCGGCGTGCACTGCCTCAAGTACGGCCTGACGCTGCACAACGTATTGGCGGTGCGTGGCTTCACCATCGAAGGCGAGCCTGTCACCTTCGGCGGCGACGCGCTCGACACCCCCGGCCTGGACCTGTTGCCGCTGGTGATCGGCAGCGAAGGCATGCTCGCCGTGGCCACCGAAGTCACCGTCAAGCTCGTGCCCAAACCCCAACTGGCGCGCTGCATCATGGCCAGCTTCGACGACATGCGCAAAGCCGGCGATGCAGTGGCCTCGGTCATCGCGGCCGGCATCATTCCGGCCGGGCTGGAGATGATGGACAAACCCATGACCGCGGCGGTGGAAGACTTCGTGCACGCGGGCTACGACCTGGATGCAGAAGCCATCCTGCTGTGCGAGAGCGACGGCACACCGGAAGAAGTGGCCGAAGAAATCGAACGCATGAGCGCGGTACTGCGCAACTGCGGCGCCACCGCGATCGCCGTCAGCCGAGACGAAGCCGAACGCCTGCGCTTCTGGAGCGGACGCAAGAACGCGTTTCCGGCAAGCGGGCGCATCAGCCCCGACTACATGTGCATGGATTCGACCATTCCGCGCAAGCGCCTGGCCGACATCCTGCTCGCCATCGCCGAGATGGAGAAGAAGTACGGCCTGCGCTGCGCCAATGTGTTCCACGCAGGCGATGGCAATCTGCATCCGCTCATCCTGTTCGACGCCAACGACCCCGACCAGTTGCGCCGCTGCGAGCAATTCGGCGCCGACATCCTGGAAACCAGCGTGGCCATGGGCGGCACGGTCACCGGCGAACACGGCGTGGGCGTGGAAAAGCTCAACAGCATGTGCGTGCAGTTTTCCACCGAAGAAAACACACAAATGTTTGGCTTGAAACGCGCGTTTGATACCAACGGGCTACTCAACCCGGGCAAGGTCATCCCGACCCTGCAACGTTGTGCTGAGTATGGTCGGATGCTGGTGCGCGCGGGGCGGATTTCTCACCCGGAGCTGCCCCGCTTCTGA